The proteins below come from a single Desulfuromonas acetoxidans DSM 684 genomic window:
- a CDS encoding type 1 glutamine amidotransferase yields the protein MVVIVQNDPRVPSGIAALRQDAQLVQAFAAQPFPDITTVNSVVILGGYMSFDADTLYPYLHDVKRFMGKVLEAQIPMLGICLGAQMLADILGAPVHHDKAEEQGLQVINLTEDGASDPLFAGSPAALAAFQWHHDSFEVPHGATHLAFNEQCPGQAFRYENAYGVQFHPEVTGGIVESWCRHSGCSAELMAEFTAKETDHVTAHTRLFDNFYEQCKRS from the coding sequence ATGGTGGTCATTGTTCAAAACGATCCACGCGTACCATCCGGCATCGCTGCATTGCGGCAAGATGCCCAACTGGTTCAGGCTTTTGCCGCTCAACCGTTTCCGGATATTACAACGGTAAATTCTGTTGTAATACTGGGTGGTTATATGAGTTTTGATGCTGATACTCTGTATCCCTATCTCCATGATGTTAAACGATTTATGGGGAAAGTTCTCGAAGCACAGATTCCCATGTTGGGGATTTGTCTGGGAGCTCAGATGCTGGCCGATATTCTCGGAGCTCCCGTTCACCATGACAAGGCTGAAGAGCAGGGGCTGCAAGTGATAAATCTGACAGAGGACGGTGCCTCCGACCCTTTGTTTGCCGGTTCGCCCGCCGCGCTTGCAGCTTTTCAGTGGCATCATGACAGCTTTGAAGTACCTCATGGTGCTACCCATCTAGCTTTCAATGAACAGTGTCCAGGCCAAGCCTTTCGTTATGAAAATGCTTACGGCGTGCAATTCCATCCGGAAGTGACGGGGGGAATTGTTGAAAGCTGGTGCCGCCACAGCGGCTGTTCCGCTGAACTGATGGCTGAATTCACGGCCAAAGAGACAGATCACGTGACGGCCCATACGCGCTTGTTCGATAATTTTTACGAACAGTGCAAAAGGAGTTAA
- a CDS encoding YkgJ family cysteine cluster protein produces MTTRIPCRFLDLHTRQCRVYEHRFEVGEECQKLTPQLVAEVDWLPEECAYVQWHKQQCAVPSVEQTDTAHRKSKKRR; encoded by the coding sequence ATGACAACGCGCATCCCGTGCCGCTTTCTCGACCTGCATACGCGTCAATGCCGCGTTTATGAGCACAGATTTGAGGTGGGTGAAGAGTGCCAGAAATTGACACCGCAATTGGTAGCTGAAGTTGACTGGCTACCAGAGGAATGTGCCTATGTTCAATGGCACAAACAACAATGCGCAGTGCCGTCGGTTGAACAAACGGATACTGCGCATCGCAAATCAAAAAAAAGAAGATAA
- the nifV gene encoding homocitrate synthase — protein MKAIDSTRTIVIDDTTLRDGEQTAGVVFSLEEKKQIAKALDEIGVGELECGIPAMGREEQASVRALVDMGLNARLITWNRAVVSDIQASIHSGVKAVDISLSVSDIHIEHKLGKSRDWVKAQLHRALEFAKSHDLYVSIGGEDSSRADLDFLCELTEIGAEYGADRFRYCDTLGLMDPFTTYDHVDYLHRNGALPLEVHTHNDLGMATANAIAGIRAGADFVNTTVNGLGERAGNAALEEVVMAMKYACDRPLAIDTHRFVELSRLVGQASHRPVPEWKAVVGEKVFSHESGLHADGVLKYPKNYEGFDPSEVGLTRHMVLGKHSGGHGLQSRLQNLGVHLEADKVNFLLQQVRSISQKYKRSLADDELLNLVAHPTNISGVING, from the coding sequence ATGAAAGCGATTGATTCAACCCGGACGATCGTGATTGATGATACCACCTTGCGTGATGGCGAACAGACTGCAGGCGTAGTTTTTTCTCTGGAAGAAAAAAAACAGATCGCCAAAGCGCTCGATGAAATTGGTGTTGGTGAACTGGAGTGTGGCATCCCTGCCATGGGGCGTGAAGAGCAGGCTTCGGTCCGGGCTCTTGTCGATATGGGTCTCAATGCACGGTTGATTACTTGGAACCGGGCGGTGGTTTCCGATATTCAGGCTTCCATTCACAGTGGCGTTAAAGCCGTGGATATCTCCTTGTCAGTTTCCGATATTCACATTGAGCATAAGTTGGGCAAGTCTCGCGACTGGGTTAAAGCGCAATTGCACCGGGCTCTGGAGTTTGCCAAATCTCATGACCTCTATGTTTCCATCGGCGGAGAGGATTCCAGCCGTGCGGATCTTGATTTTCTCTGTGAACTGACTGAGATTGGTGCCGAGTACGGGGCTGATCGCTTTCGCTATTGTGACACTTTAGGCTTGATGGATCCATTTACCACCTACGACCATGTCGACTATCTGCACCGTAACGGAGCATTGCCGCTGGAGGTTCATACTCACAATGATTTGGGGATGGCCACGGCTAATGCCATTGCCGGAATTCGCGCCGGAGCTGATTTTGTCAATACCACAGTCAACGGCCTTGGCGAACGCGCCGGTAATGCCGCTTTGGAAGAGGTGGTCATGGCGATGAAGTATGCCTGTGATCGACCATTGGCGATCGACACTCATCGCTTTGTTGAATTGTCCCGCCTGGTTGGACAGGCCAGCCATCGTCCGGTACCGGAATGGAAAGCCGTAGTTGGCGAAAAGGTCTTTTCTCACGAATCCGGCTTGCATGCCGACGGTGTTTTGAAATACCCGAAAAACTACGAGGGTTTTGATCCCAGTGAGGTTGGCCTGACTCGCCATATGGTGTTGGGCAAACATTCCGGTGGTCATGGACTTCAGAGTCGTTTGCAGAATCTTGGCGTGCATTTGGAGGCGGATAAAGTTAATTTTCTACTTCAACAAGTGCGTTCTATCTCACAGAAATATAAGCGTTCTCTTGCGGATGATGAATTGTTGAATCTCGTGGCGCATCCGACGAATATTTCCGGAGTCATCAACGGATGA
- a CDS encoding DUF302 domain-containing protein: MAYTFDTIVNKPFDEVIELVTAELKKEGFGILTEINVKATMKKKLEVDIPPYEILGACNPHFAHQAIQQEPKIGAMLPCNVIVRELAPEQVEVSAIDPIASMRAVNNPDLMNVADQVQSKLKKVIEALSAAD, encoded by the coding sequence ATGGCTTACACTTTTGACACCATCGTGAACAAACCTTTTGATGAGGTGATTGAACTGGTAACTGCAGAACTGAAAAAAGAGGGGTTCGGTATCCTCACGGAAATTAACGTCAAAGCCACAATGAAGAAGAAACTAGAGGTGGATATCCCTCCCTATGAGATTCTTGGAGCCTGTAACCCACACTTCGCCCATCAGGCGATACAGCAGGAACCCAAGATCGGCGCCATGCTGCCCTGCAATGTCATCGTCCGGGAATTGGCACCTGAGCAGGTCGAGGTGTCCGCCATCGACCCGATTGCCTCGATGCGGGCCGTGAACAATCCAGACCTGATGAACGTGGCGGATCAGGTACAGTCGAAATTAAAAAAAGTCATTGAAGCATTATCAGCAGCAGACTGA
- a CDS encoding radical SAM protein, protein MATPCQMMKKKSQHPCFGGDHKNSARIHLPVAPGCNIKCGFCERKFDCVNESRPGVTSRVLTPEQALERLELVLRHPVAGPKMKVVGIAGPGDPLANENTFKTFDLVRAAHPELTLCLSTNGLMLPENMDRIKDLGIHSLTVTMNALSAQSGAQVYEWIHYQGKKLQGEAAAGFLLDKQLEGVELAAKAGMLVKINHVYMPGINDHETLDLAVTARKLGATMMNIIPLIPLGKFAGMEQPSKDEIDFIRSQAEQILSQARHCKQCRADAAGIIGQDLDLDQLKVSSA, encoded by the coding sequence ATGGCAACCCCCTGTCAGATGATGAAGAAGAAATCGCAGCACCCCTGTTTTGGAGGAGATCATAAAAACAGCGCTCGGATCCACCTGCCGGTGGCTCCCGGATGTAATATCAAATGTGGCTTTTGTGAGCGCAAGTTCGATTGTGTCAATGAAAGTCGTCCCGGAGTTACCAGCCGAGTTCTGACTCCTGAGCAGGCTCTGGAGCGTCTTGAACTGGTATTGCGCCACCCCGTAGCTGGTCCGAAGATGAAAGTGGTCGGTATTGCCGGCCCTGGTGATCCTTTGGCCAACGAGAACACGTTTAAGACGTTTGATTTGGTGCGTGCGGCTCATCCGGAATTGACGCTGTGCCTTTCCACCAATGGCCTGATGCTTCCTGAGAACATGGATCGCATTAAGGATCTGGGAATTCATAGCCTAACGGTGACCATGAATGCATTGTCGGCGCAAAGTGGTGCTCAGGTTTATGAGTGGATCCATTACCAAGGTAAGAAGTTACAAGGTGAAGCTGCTGCCGGTTTTCTTTTGGATAAACAACTTGAGGGTGTTGAGTTAGCCGCTAAGGCTGGCATGTTGGTCAAGATCAATCATGTGTATATGCCGGGAATCAACGATCATGAGACATTGGATCTTGCGGTGACCGCACGCAAACTTGGCGCGACGATGATGAATATTATTCCGCTGATTCCATTAGGCAAGTTTGCCGGGATGGAGCAGCCCTCAAAAGATGAAATTGATTTTATTCGCAGTCAGGCGGAGCAGATTCTGTCTCAGGCGCGTCACTGTAAGCAATGTCGTGCGGATGCCGCCGGCATTATCGGACAAGACCTTGATCTCGATCAGTTAAAGGTTTCGTCCGCCTGA
- a CDS encoding Rho termination factor N-terminal domain-containing protein, protein MTVAEIKVIAKEMGVKTSNMKKVDLIRAIQRAEGNPICFDTHSRENCGQEICMWRRDCN, encoded by the coding sequence ATGACGGTTGCCGAGATTAAAGTGATTGCCAAAGAGATGGGCGTTAAAACTTCCAACATGAAGAAAGTCGATCTGATTCGAGCCATTCAGCGTGCTGAAGGAAATCCGATCTGTTTTGATACCCATAGTCGCGAGAACTGTGGACAGGAAATCTGCATGTGGCGCCGGGACTGCAATTAG
- the rpsA gene encoding 30S ribosomal protein S1, with product MNEEPTDLQDDMEEEDFAAMLEESMGGSQRLDIGQKTEATILQIGKDWVFLDVGQKGEGVLDVRELQNDEGELSVEVGDTIEAFFMSRKGGELRFTTKIGGGRSGHEQLEEAWRSGIPVDGRIEKEIKGGYEIMLPGNVRSFCPYSQIGLRRQDNPEELIGQSFQVKISQFSEQGRNIVVSRRVLLEEQRQSQAESLRETLKEGMRVTAEVTSIREFGAFVDIGGIEGLLPISEVAYSRVEDLNEVLHVGQSLELVVKSLDWKNNKFSFSLRDTLADPWQNVADNFPVGSEHTGKVSRLAQFGAFVTLEEGIDGLIHISKLGEGRRINHPREVLKEGQELAVTIEKIDEEQKRISLVPAGVAVEATETSWSDSLSSGSGMGSFGELLKASQDKKKRKKK from the coding sequence ATGAACGAAGAACCGACTGACTTGCAGGATGATATGGAAGAGGAAGACTTTGCTGCGATGCTCGAAGAGAGCATGGGCGGCAGCCAGCGTCTGGATATTGGCCAGAAAACAGAAGCCACTATTCTGCAAATTGGCAAAGATTGGGTGTTCCTCGATGTCGGCCAGAAGGGTGAAGGCGTGCTGGATGTGCGTGAACTTCAGAATGACGAAGGTGAGCTGAGTGTTGAGGTCGGCGACACAATTGAAGCGTTTTTCATGTCACGCAAGGGCGGTGAACTTCGTTTTACCACCAAAATTGGTGGTGGACGTTCCGGTCATGAACAATTGGAGGAAGCCTGGCGCAGTGGTATCCCTGTTGACGGCCGGATCGAAAAAGAGATCAAGGGCGGCTATGAGATCATGCTGCCGGGCAATGTGCGCAGCTTTTGCCCTTATTCGCAGATCGGTCTGCGCCGTCAGGACAATCCCGAAGAACTGATCGGCCAGAGCTTTCAGGTTAAGATCAGTCAATTCAGTGAGCAGGGACGCAATATTGTCGTGTCACGACGGGTATTGCTTGAAGAGCAGCGTCAATCCCAAGCGGAAAGTTTACGCGAAACCTTGAAAGAGGGGATGCGCGTGACCGCCGAAGTGACATCGATTCGTGAGTTCGGTGCATTTGTCGATATCGGCGGTATTGAAGGTTTGTTGCCGATTTCCGAAGTGGCTTACAGCCGGGTGGAAGATCTCAATGAGGTGCTGCATGTCGGCCAGTCTCTGGAGCTGGTGGTGAAATCCCTGGATTGGAAAAATAACAAATTCTCGTTCAGTCTGCGCGATACTTTGGCTGATCCGTGGCAAAATGTGGCCGATAACTTCCCAGTGGGCAGTGAGCACACCGGCAAAGTTTCCCGCCTGGCTCAGTTTGGTGCGTTTGTCACTCTGGAAGAGGGGATTGACGGTCTGATCCATATCTCCAAGTTGGGAGAGGGGCGTCGGATCAACCATCCGCGCGAGGTTCTGAAAGAGGGCCAGGAGCTTGCCGTGACCATCGAGAAAATCGATGAAGAGCAGAAGCGGATCTCTTTGGTGCCTGCAGGTGTGGCCGTTGAAGCCACGGAAACCTCTTGGAGCGATTCGTTGTCCAGTGGTTCGGGAATGGGCAGCTTTGGCGAATTGCTCAAAGCCAGTCAGGACAAGAAAAAACGTAAAAAGAAGTAA